The following coding sequences lie in one Musa acuminata AAA Group cultivar baxijiao chromosome BXJ3-1, Cavendish_Baxijiao_AAA, whole genome shotgun sequence genomic window:
- the LOC135629167 gene encoding probable CCR4-associated factor 1 homolog 11, with translation MAVNVGKANLVEHLELILSLRGSYPIVAIDTEFPGFIRDTPRNATEEERYNDVKHNVDNMHLIQLGVALFDEGGNTPWPGCCWQFNFSDFDPDVDASSPDSIELLAQSGHDFQQYRRHGIDARRCAYLVCVKLFCQPYGSKYVTFHGLYDVAFVIKMITRAPLPNTLNEFSDLVRTIFGQIYDLKYISRFCGGLRRGEIGLVGLSRLLNFEPVGIRHQAAYDSLLIEALFNEMKQRRHNVEDDRSASVLYGIENRCVKNRRTRRIDQRGRPYPRRQRHPLAAMGLAV, from the coding sequence ATGGCCGTCAACGTGGGGAAGGCAAACCTTGTGGAGCACTTGGAGCTCATCCTCAGTCTCCGTGGCTCCTACCCGATAGTGGCAATCGATACGGAGTTCCCGGGGTTCATTCGCGACACCCCTCGCAATGCCACCGAAGAAGAAAGATACAATGACGTGAAGCACAACGTGGATAACATGCACCTGATCCAGCTGGGCGTCGCCTTGTTCGACGAAGGCGGCAACACCCCATGGCCGGGGTGCTGTTGGCAGTTCAATTTTTCGGATTTCGATCCCGATGTCGATGCTTCCTCTCCCGACTCCATCGAGTTGTTGGCACAGAGCGGGCACGACTTCCAGCAATACCGACGACACGGCATCGACGCGCGGCGGTGCGCCTATCTGGTATGCGTGAAGCTCTTCTGCCAACCCTACGGCTCCAAGTATGTTACGTTTCATGGACTCTACGACGTGGCATTTGTGATAAAGATGATCACCCGAGCCCCACTGCCCAACACCTTGAACGAGTTCTCTGATTTGGTGAGGACCATCTTCGGCCAGATTTATGATCTCAAATATATATCTCGATTTTGTGGAGGGCTGCGTCGGGGAGAGATTGGTTTGGTGGGACTATCAAGGTTATTGAACTTTGAACCCGTAGGGATCCGTCACCAAGCAGCATATGACAGTCTACTAATTGAGGCACTCTTCAACGAAATGAAGCAACGAAGGCATAACGTAGAGGACGACAGATCTGCATCGGTCCTCTATGGTATAGAGAATAGATGCGTCAAGAACAGGCGGACTCGAAGGATTGACCAAAGAGGTCGGCCTTACCCAAGACGGCAGCGACACCCCTTGGCTGCCATGGGGTTGGCGGTTTAG